A portion of the Saimiri boliviensis isolate mSaiBol1 chromosome 1, mSaiBol1.pri, whole genome shotgun sequence genome contains these proteins:
- the LOC141581723 gene encoding uncharacterized protein LOC141581723: MDKRQERTLVKRHSWGPRRPGRQEPTGRGEGRGGGRGAGIEHGEGEVGWVGGREVRAGRGDAGGAALHPHQAQQLPRRTVASGEQPVVTVHPLGRPRRGAAHPPAALRGGAAQPARAGRRRRGRGAGAEPGLFKTSNFTSFVRQLNVSGFHKVVQGGPRPGRGRGRGGGGTAGPAPPPLPQPALPPRPAAAARASRAPDRLQGGQAGGRPGGALPPAQRLPVASSGCASPWPPPPPPRPPPRPRCSTRSRHLRSRFPARAARTRGCRTVSPVTSARWFSPLLLRNFIPRPQYFSHEKFRSDPSCSQNMAELPWNAPRASGDIAHVFRETACECPEPEGRWSWEDACVCRHMF, from the coding sequence atggacaaaagacaagaACGGACACTTGTCAAAAGACATTCATGGGGTCCGCGGCGGCCGGGCAGGCAGGAGCCGACAGGGCGAGGCGAAGGTCGCGGCGGGGGTCGGGGGGCGGGAATCGAGCACGGGGAGGGAGAGGTAGGCTGGGTGGGTGGGCGCGAGGTCCGGGCCGGGCGGGGCGATGCAGGAGGCGCCGCTCTCCATCCCCATCAAGCCCAACAACTTCCCCGCCGAACGGTGGCGTCTGGTGAACAGCCCGTGGTAACGGTCCACCCGCTGGGACGGCCGCGGCGAGGGGCTGCTCATCCACCAGCCGCTCTTCGAGGTGGAGCTGCTCAGCCCGCCCGGGccgggaggcggcggcggggccgCGGGGCCGGGGCCGAGCCCGGGCTCTTCAAAACCAGCAACTTCACCAGCTTCGTCCGCCAGCTCAACGTCTCCGGCTTCCACAAGGTGGTGCAGGGTGGGCCGAGGCCGGGTCGGGGTCGGGGCCGGGGGGGAGGCGGGACGGCGGGACCGGCCCCTCCACCACTTCCGCAACCGGCACTTCCGCCGCGGCCAGCCGCAGCTGCTCGTGCATCGCGAGCGCCGGACAGGCTCCAAGGAGGCCAAGCTGGCGGCCGGCCTGGAGGTGCCCTGCCGCCCGCCCAGCGGCTTCCAGTGGCTTCCAGCGGCTGCGCATCACCTTGGCCTCCGCCTCCGCCCCCTCGGCCGCCGCCCCGACCCCGCTGCAGCACCAGGAGCCGCCACCTGCGCAGCAGATTCCCGGCCCGAGCCGCACGGACCAGGGGCTGTAGGACAGTTTCACCGGTCACTTCGGCGAGGTGGTTTTCCCCCTTACTCCTACGTAACTTCATCCCACGACCGCAGTACTTTTCCCATGAAAAGTTTAGATCGGACCCCAGTTGCTCGCAGAATATGGCAGAACTCCCTTGGAACGCACCCCGGGCAAGTGGAGACATCGCCCACGTTTTCAGAGAAACG